One Aegilops tauschii subsp. strangulata cultivar AL8/78 chromosome 2, Aet v6.0, whole genome shotgun sequence genomic window, TGTAAATGCCTTTCACCCGTTCTTTACTACAATGACCTTGTCTGGAATTTGGTTGAACTAAACCATGCGATTGATGTATTAGATGCTATGTTAGTATCACTTTTTAATGCTTAAATATTTGCTGCATACTGTTGCAATGTATATGTTCCTTTTGAACAATTATTAAAATGTTGTTCTATGTAACCATCCAGCATTAtcacatttttttgaaattaaagcCCCATTCAAAGTGCCTTCAGTTTTATGAACCCGCAACAAACTAGAGACAGAAGTCTGAATTCTGAACCATGAACGCTACATCACTGAACTGTCACCTTGAAGTGTTATTCTTTCCTGCCATTATTTGAACAGTTGGTTTTTTTTCCCAATTATCTTCTGTGGTCCATGTTCATCTTATTGATGGAAAGCATTTCATGTGTTACAGGTTTCATCAACATTGATAACTGATAAGTATAATGTAGAAAAGTATTGGAGAAGTCATGCCATCTAGCGACAAGCAATTAGCATTCTCGGTGAAAACAGCAGCATCTCGTGAGCTGCTAAACAAAGGTACAAACATCATAAATATGTCTCAAGGCACTTCTCTGCCGCCAAAGGATAAAGGTGCTGCTGAAGAACCTTTCAAGGCTGTGGGCACAAAACGGCTGCATACTGATGCTCCTTCAAGCCCCGTTTATCATAATGTTTATGTACGGCGAAAGGTGGAAACAGAACAAAATAAAGTGAACTCGTCTCCGGAGATGAAGGTTAGTGGCAAGGACAAAACAAAGCAGCAGGAGGAACAGCGAAATGTGGAAACTGAACATAGTAAAGTGAGTTGCTCTCAAGAGTTGAAGGGTAGTGGAAGTGAGATAACAAAAGAGCAGGAGATACAGAGAATGGAAACTGAACATAGTAAAGTGAACCCTTCTCAAGAGTTGAAGGGTAGTGGAAGCGAGAAAACAAAGGGGCAGGAGGAACGGAAAGTGAAAACTGAACATAGTAAAGTGAACCCTTCTCAAGAGTTGAAGGGTAGTGGAAGTGAGAAAACAAAAGGGCAGGAGATACAGAAGATGGAAACTGAACATAGTAGAGTGAACCCTTCTCAAGAGTTGAAGAGTAGTGGAAGCGAGAAAACAAAGGAGCAGGAGGAACAGAAAGTGAAAACTGAACATAGTAAAGTGAGCTCTTCTAAAGAGTTGAAGGGTAATGGAGGAGAAAAAATAGAAGAGCAAGTGGATCAGCAAATGGTGCAATGTGATCAAGTCAGTAAGCCAGAAGTGGCACCTCCTATTGCTGAATCTGGAATAAAAGAGCAGGATGAACAGCAAACGGTGCAAGTCAATAAGCCAGAAGTGGCACCTCTTATTTCTGAATCTGGAATAAAAGAGCAGGATGAACAGCAAACGGTGCAAGTGAATAAGCCAGAAGTGGCACCTCCTATTTCTGAATCTGGAATAAAAGAGCAGGATGAACAGAAAACGGTGCAACATGATCAGGTGAATAAGCCAGAATTGGCACCTCCTATTGCTGAATCTGGAATAAAAGGGCTGGATGAGCAGCAAACGGTGCAACATGATCAGGTCAATAAGTCAGAAATGGCACCTATTCCTGAACCAGGAATAAAAGGTCAGGATGAACAGCAAATGGTGCAACATGATCAGGTCGATAAGCCAGAAATGGCACCTCCTATTGCTGAAACCGGAATAAAAGAGCAGGAGGAACAGCAAACTGTACAACATGATCAGATCAATAAGCCAGAAGTGGCACCTCCTATCTCTGAATCTTGCATAGAAGAGCAGGAGAAACGGCAAATGGTACAACCAGATCAAGTCAATAAGCCAGAAGTGGCACCTCCTGTTGCTGAACCTAGGATAACAGAGCAGGAGGAACCGCAAATGGTACAACATGATCAGGTCAATAAGCCAGAAGTGGCACCTCCTGTTGCTGAACCTAGGATAACAGAGCAGGAGGAACCGCAAATGGTACAACATGATCAGGTCAATAAACCAGAAGTGGCACCTACTATTGCTGAATCTGTAGATCTAGTCTCATCTGAAATGTCTGAATCTGGAGGGCTAGAGCCATCTAAATCTCCTGAAGAAACACATGCAGAAACTGTACCAAAGATAAATGAGCTGCCGATTGCTTCTGCTAACGAGCCACCGGTCGCTCCTAGTGCCACCGTTCAAGGTGATATCCATAGACCAGGCAACCAAAACCCGTACTGGAGTGAGAGATATGATCGATTACAGACATATTTGGAGAACTGTGATCGGTCACCCCAGGAGGGTTATATGCGAAGTAAGAAATTTGGGTAGCAACCTTAGTTATTTATGAAATTATTTCTGTCACAGGGTATTGACTTCTTCCTCCTAATTACAGTGCTTAGGTCACTCTCAGCAGCCGGTCGAAGCATGCATGCGATTGAGCTGGAGAAAAGGGCAATACACCTCCTAGTGGAGGAAGGTGATACTTCACTTGCCTTATTTTGCTTTCTTATCATTCTTGAAGCTTATATTTCAGCCGTCATATTGGACTGTCTTATCAATTTGCATATTTATGCTGCAAAATCTCAGTAGCTTGATATTGTGGTAACCTTATTGGTATGGGTAGCATCTGATGCATGGTATCTCTATTTGAATAATGGAACACTCTGCCTGAATATGTTTCAACATCGATAAATATATGTTTTAATTTAGTTTTCTGCAATCTCAACGCTACAAGTCCTGAGTGATATTAATTGTTTGAATCTGTGAGTCATGCATTTGCCATCTTTTCATTATGGCCCAATTCGGCAAGTATTTATCGGGCCGACATGTTACCGAAATCAGTTCTTGTATATTTGTTTTAAGAACTTACATCCTGCGTGCGTTAACACTAAATCGCGCAGGTAAAGAGCTGCAACGGATGAAGGCTTTGAATGTTTTGGGGAAAGTTTCTCCGAACGGCCCTTCGAAGCAGGATCCCTTGCAGCGGCCGTGCCAGAAATGAGACGGTTGAAGATATCTCTGTAGAGCCAAAAATATATGCATCATGTATACATTGCAGAAAGGACATGTTCTGCTCAGAACTTTTCTTTTCgggtttttttttccttttcctttcgTTTTTTACCTATATACTCGGCGCTGTGCTGTGGGTATGTTGTTATATGGTGTAATTAAAAGAGCAACTTGTTTGGATAAACCTGTCAGGCTTAATGGCCAGTTTATACCCCTGCGTACCATCTGATTTATTCTTCCTTCTTTGAGTTGgaatttgatattctttttcctttttttttgagCAATTTGATTTATTCTTTTGTTATGCTGTGCTTGTGCAGATAGTTTGCTAAAAAAAATCTGATAAGGTGACAGTTTTGTCTGGTTGATTATGTCGTTAGCATATGCCTTGGATGGTGGCATGTGGCACAATGCATGCTTGACATGTACTGTCAGTTGGTATTTTAACtggatttttttttttttgcgaaactgaCTCCTGGTTCTGCCTGTGCATTTTTTTCTTCAAATATTCAAATTTTAAATTAAAAAAACTTTTGAACCGGGTGTTCAAATTATGAGCCATATTCGCCATTGTGTTCCTTGTGCTGTTGGCTTTGAAACAAGATCAACACATTGACAAGTTTCTGTTCAAATTATGAGCCATATTCACCGTTGTGTTCCCTGTGCCATTTGGGCCAGCCCATCTCCGGGCGACTGTTAAATTTCGTCTTtaatttttccttttttttctttttttctactTTAAAATAATATGGGACTTCAGAAAAGTTCCAAAATTTTAAATATGAGAATTTTGAAATAAATTTTCAATAAATCATAAAATGTGTGCATGCAAAAAATGTTTGCTTATTCagaaaaatgttcaaaattttgaaaacatATGCGTGGgaaataaaaaaatgttcatgattttttaaaaattTCACGTACTGAAAAATGTTCGTGAATGAAAAAATATCCTGAAAATTCAAGAACTGTTTGTGACTTACAAAATAGTTTATTCATTCCTAAAATGTTCGCTGATTAAAAAAatgatcatgcatttcaaaaaatgttcgttaaATCAAAAAATGGTCACGTATTTCAAAAATTGTCTCACCAATTTCCAAAACAATGTTCGTCCATTCTAGAAATGTTCACGGTTCAAAAAAAttgttaaaaaatgttcacaatttttaaAAAAGTTTGTAAATAGTATAAAATGTTCGAAAATTTGTAAAAGTGCttatgaatttgaaaaatgttcacgatttCAGATATGTTGACGagtttaaaaaaagttcatgatttcaCGAAATTGAGAGTGATAGTTTATCTCAGCAAATGTGATCATGGCCATTGGagattatgatttttttttcaccCGTTGCAACTGATGAGCCCTTTTGCTAGTTAGTATTTAAAAAGTCAAACTAATTTATGTTTGGCCAAGTATATAGGGAAAACATGATATTTTCCTCCATGAACTTGCTCAAGATGGAAAAGCTTGACTTTTGGAAAGAAAAGAATACACCTTATATTCTGAAAATGGAGAGAGCACTTATTTCATCCCCTAGTGTCTATCAATTTGGACCATCAGATCAACTGGTTGGATGGACTGTATTCGCCCGTCCGATAGTGAAAAGGTGTTCATCTAAACTGACCCCACACACTAACCGTTAGTGTCAAACTAAGAACTGTTAAAGCATCTGCAGTCGTTCCCCCCGGACTCGAAATACGCCGCTTGGGGGCGAACTGGCGGAAATTTCGGCGTGACGTCGTTTTTTCAAACACAAATTTCGGCGTGCACGAATTTCAATGAAATTTAGGCGGTTTTCATTGATATTTATACTAAAAACTTAGAAAAATAGAACtacgccgccaccgccgccccgagccTACTGCAACCAGAGGAGCTTGAAGAAGGCGGTGTAGTCGCCGCTGTCAccgtcatcgtcgtcgtcctGCACGCCGCCGCCATCCTTGCCGCAGCTCTGTCCTGGGTCACCGTGGCGGACGAGGTTGGTCAGCGCCGGCGCCGCCTCCTCATCGCTGTCCTCGAGGACGATGGTGCCGCCCTCCTCGCGGCCGCGGCGCCGAGCGGCTATCTCCCCGAGAGCACGGCGCTGGCGCTCCATCTTCTCTTGAACGTAGTCGTCCCACGCCCATTTGAGGCCGGTTTTGAGGTCGGCGGCCATGTCGACATGCTCTTGCTTGACAACGACGGGCGGCGTCGCCGGCTCCTTCTTTGGCCTGACCAGGCGAAGATGGCCGCGAGGAGGAGGGGAAGGTTGGCGGCAGCcctcacttatgacgaggcagctGCCGCGGCTGCGCCGGCGCTCCGGCGTCTCCTGGGGCTCGTCCTTGAcggcggcgagcggcgtcgtCGTGTTGGAGGAAGAGGACGACGCCCCCGCCATGCGCTGCGGTAGCCACGAGTTGCCGCTCCGGTGCGAGAAACATGGCGTCGGGTACTCCAGCGCCGGCGCATTGCCGCCCTCGATGTGCTCGAGGACGGCGTGAAGCGTGCGCCCGGGAATGCCCCACCACTGAAGGCGGTTGTCGGAGTTGTGGCGCCCCCGTGGCACCAGCGCAGCGCGTCGTTCGTGGACGCGAGCTGGTCGGCGTGGCGGCGCTGGAAGTACGCCGTCCATAGTGCGTGGCTATCGGAGGCGTACCTCGCTTGCTGCCGCGCTTCCTCCGATAGCGCCGCCCGAATACGCGCGATCTCGGCGCGGCGTTCGGCGTCGGAGGGCGGCAGGTGCATGGGGACGCCGCTGGCGCTGAGCCTCCACGAGCCCGGCACGTGCATGTCGGGCGGTGCCGGGTAGTTGGCCTCTTAGGGGAGGCGCGCCTCCCACTTGTGTAGATGGCGGCGGCCAAagccgttggccgccgctccgTCGTCGGGATCCTCTACGCCATCGGTTGCGGGCTTGAGacggggggagagagagggcgtCGGCGGCGAGAGAGAGAGGCTGTGGCGAGGCAAGTCTGCGTCCAGCGGCGAGGGAGGGTGGCTTTTATAGCGCCGAGGGGCGGCGAGCGGATGGTAGCAGTGTGGACGCGTGGCGGGAGGGGGCTGGACGCGCGGCGACACGCCGTCACTGCGCCGCCCGTGAATCAATGGAAGGCTGACTGGCAggcagccttggcattgattccccCGGGAACCTAGGCGATGAGGACAACGACTGTTCTCGGTGTCGCCCAGTGCTGACTCGGCGGGTCCATGCTGTACGATTTTGTTTTTGCCAAATTCGTTTCCCCGGGCGGCGGGCGCGGTGGGTTCGGACTGGGTCCATCAGCGCTAATTCGGGCTCTAGCCGGTGaaagggcgggggggggggggggggggggggggggtccagtCACCGTGTCACACACGtccggcaaggtaccagcaagctAGCGCACTGACCAAATATTTTCCGGCGAGAAGGAGACGTCGACGGCGGCGACTCCGCACTACGTAGTGCGTGGGGTCACCCCAGGTAAAGCCATGGCCGGCCGTCGGACTCGATCCGGTCAGGAGGCGACAGCGCGTGCAGCCTAGGACGTTAGCCCGTGACAGCCGACCTGTGTGTCCGGGCGTGGGAAACGGCCCGGAGTAGCCCGGCTCCGGCCGTCCTTAAATACCGCGCACACGGCCGCTCACTGGGCACACGTCTCCGGCGAGCTTCTCTGCTGTGATAGTGCCAGGCCTGTGACCGCAGCGCCGGCGACAAGGCGACCGTCTGCCCCGACGTTCCCATGGCCGGCCACCGGAACAAGGTCTCCTGGTCCTCCGGCCTCTGCGGCTGCTTCGACGACCTCGGCGGCTGTAAGCTTAGTTTGATCTCTCCGGTTCATTAATTCAGAGCAACGCTGGTATCTGATATGTAATATGGAGTACAACATAATAAGTACTCCCTTCATAGAGAGATAtaaagagcgtttagatcactatcaTGGACAAAGAAGATACACTCATGCAAGCAATTCTACCATGCACCGAATATTTCATGCAGGGATCCATCGTCCACCGCGTGATTTGAGATTCGTGCTGTATTTTTTCAGGTTTGGACGTTTCGTAGTTTCTATCAAAATGTTTTAGCGAGGTACCGTTGTGCACTAGTAATATAATCTAAAACAAGTGCACTCTTATTTATAGGTACACACGAAATCTTAAGGTACGCCTTAGGAAAAGATTTTTTTTTTGCAAGCAAAACATTATGTAGCACTCCGAAACAAGACAAAATATTGGCTAAAACAAAACAAAAGCATAAATCTCACAGCAGCGCTGGACTGTAGGCCGATGCATGGGATATCCCTTGCACAGTAGAAAAACCATGCCCGATGATAGAAACAAGAAAAGAAAGCTaataaaattatataaaatctaAGATAAGTGGGCTTCTTTTAACAGCTCGTGCATCATGTGCAACCTACAGGCTGCCTGACACTCTTCTGCCCGTGCATCACCTTCGGAAGGATCGCCGAGATCGTCGACAAGGGGGCCATATGTGAGTTTGTCTATGCCCCCCACAAGAAAAATACAACTATATACTTGTGTTTTCACTAATTGTTGAACGATAACTTGATCGGGTGTCCGTATCAATGAATGAATGAATTCTACTATTGCTCTCCTCAGCATGCTGTGCGAGTGGGACGATGCATGTGCTGCAGGGCTTGGGGACGTCGGCGATAGGCTCCATCCTCTACCACTGCTGCGATCGTGCCAGGCTGCGGGCGGAGCACGGGCTGGAGGAGAAGCCATGCGCCGACTGCTGCACACCTTCTGCGGGTATTGTGCCCTCTGCCAGGAGTATCGCGAGCTCAAGGGTCGCGGCTTTGACATGCAGGCGGGATGGCATGCCAACATGGAGAGGATGGGGAAGACTGTCGCGCCCCAGATGAACCAGGGGATGACTCGTTAGTCAATTGAGCAATGCAGACGGTTACTCTTCTCTATATATCCTGGCTAGGGGTGTCA contains:
- the LOC109783605 gene encoding uncharacterized protein, whose protein sequence is MPSSDKQLAFSVKTAASRELLNKGTNIINMSQGTSLPPKDKGAAEEPFKAVGTKRLHTDAPSSPVYHNVYVRRKVETEQNKVNSSPEMKVSGKDKTKQQEEQRNVETEHSKVSCSQELKGSGSEITKEQEIQRMETEHSKVNPSQELKGSGSEKTKGQEERKVKTEHSKVNPSQELKGSGSEKTKGQEIQKMETEHSRVNPSQELKSSGSEKTKEQEEQKVKTEHSKVSSSKELKGNGGEKIEEQVDQQMVQCDQVSKPEVAPPIAESGIKEQDEQQTVQVNKPEVAPLISESGIKEQDEQQTVQVNKPEVAPPISESGIKEQDEQKTVQHDQVNKPELAPPIAESGIKGLDEQQTVQHDQVNKSEMAPIPEPGIKGQDEQQMVQHDQVDKPEMAPPIAETGIKEQEEQQTVQHDQINKPEVAPPISESCIEEQEKRQMVQPDQVNKPEVAPPVAEPRITEQEEPQMVQHDQVNKPEVAPPVAEPRITEQEEPQMVQHDQVNKPEVAPTIAESVDLVSSEMSESGGLEPSKSPEETHAETVPKINELPIASANEPPVAPSATVQGDIHRPGNQNPYWSERYDRLQTYLENCDRSPQEGYMRMLRSLSAAGRSMHAIELEKRAIHLLVEEGKELQRMKALNVLGKVSPNGPSKQDPLQRPCQK